In Osmerus mordax isolate fOsmMor3 chromosome 23, fOsmMor3.pri, whole genome shotgun sequence, one DNA window encodes the following:
- the sb:cb1058 gene encoding uncharacterized protein sb:cb1058, which produces MTIGKSSRKSFARSSLRSPKFLDKSDGFYGRLDEPETEPSRAMEEPGREGGEGATPCPAEEPRAGPEEGAGDPGVTDFHQGMMEDDGASLIHREPARLSSRWRRSSRRRKREARPAEEQPREEGPSLGMEVETEGPVLEVSLELEGGMEGQRAVLEPSLVHFTVRAEADDQVLIKEKRGREEEEGKEEENTRGQKVDLKVVKRSTLRNYRKAFDRALRRGWETFVTNLHSVTLTPVTPPSSSSSSSTPSSKKRSPSSVLGEYR; this is translated from the exons atGACGATTGGGAAGAGTTCCAGAAAAAGCTTCGCCCGTAGTTCGCTCCGCTCTCCCAAGTTCCTGGACAAGTCAGACGGCTTCTACGGACGTCTGGACGAGCCGGAGACCGAGCCGTCCAGAGCCATGGAGGaaccggggagggaggggggcgaagGGGCCACGCCGTGCCCAGCCGAGGAGCCCCGTGCTGGgccggaggagggggctggagacCCCGGGGTGACGGACTTCCACCAGGGGATGATGGAGGACGACGGAGCCTCACTCATCCACCGCGAACCGGCTCGTCTCAGCAgtcgctggaggaggagctcccggaggaggaagagggaggccaGACCCGCGGAGGAGcagcccagggaggaggggccgAGCCTGGGCATGGAGGTGGAGACGGAGGGCCCCGTCCTGGAGGTCTctctggagctggagggagggatggagggacagagggctgTGCTAGAGCCCAGCCTCGTTCACTTCACCGTCAGGGCAGAGGCAGACGACCAGGTCCTCAtcaaggaaaagagagggagggaggaggaggaggggaaggaggaggagaacaccaGGGGGCAGAAGGTGGATCTGAAGGTGGTGAAGAGAAGCACGCTCAGGAACTACCGTAAG GCTTTCGACCGAGCATTACGTCGAGGGTGGGAGACCTTCGTCACCAACCTGCACAGTGTGACCCTCACCCCGGTGACACCCCCCtcttcgtcatcatcatcatcaacacctTCCTCCAAAAAGAGAAGCCCCTCCTCTGTTTTGGGGGAGTACAGATAA
- the arl2 gene encoding ADP-ribosylation factor-like protein 2 isoform X2 yields MGLLTILKKMKHKEREMRLLMLGLDNAGKTTILKKLNGEDLSTISPTLGFNIKTLEHRGFKLNMWDVGGQKSLRSYWRNYFESTDGLVWVVDSADRLRMEDCRRELACLLQEERLGGATLLVFANKQDLPGALSKEAIREALGLDEILTHHWCILGCSAMTGENLLKGVDWLLDDIAARVFNAD; encoded by the exons ATGGGCTTGCTGACAATACTCAAGAAGATGAAACACAAGGAGCGCGAGATGCGACTGTTGATGCT AGGTCTGGACAATGCCGGAAAAACGAcaattttgaagaagttgaacGGAGAAGACTTGAGTACCATCTCTCCCACGCTGGGGTTTAACATCAAGACCCTGGAACACAGAGG GTTCAAGCTGAACATGTGGGATGTGGGTGGTCAGAAATCTCTGCGTTCCTATTGGAGGAACTACTTTGAGAGCACGGATGGGTTGGTGTGGGTGGTGGACAGCGCTGACCGTCTCAGGATGGAAGACTGCAGACGggagctggcctgcctgctacaggaggag AGGCTGGGTGGAGCCACACTGCTGGTGTTCGCCAACAAACAGGACCTCCCCGGTGCCCTGAGCAAAGAGGCCATACGAGAG GCCCTGGGCTTGGACGAGATCCTGACCCACCActggtgcattctgggatgcAGTGCGATGACAGGAGAGAACCTGCTGAAGGGGGTAGACTGGCTGCTGGATGACATTGCTGCTCGCGTCTTCAATGCcgactga
- the arl2 gene encoding ADP-ribosylation factor-like protein 2 isoform X1: protein MGLLTILKKMKHKEREMRLLMLGLDNAGKTTILKKLNGEDLSTISPTLGFNIKTLEHRGFKLNMWDVGGQKSLRSYWRNYFESTDGLVWVVDSADRLRMEDCRRELACLLQEEVHTHTHTLACLLQEERLGGATLLVFANKQDLPGALSKEAIREALGLDEILTHHWCILGCSAMTGENLLKGVDWLLDDIAARVFNAD from the exons ATGGGCTTGCTGACAATACTCAAGAAGATGAAACACAAGGAGCGCGAGATGCGACTGTTGATGCT AGGTCTGGACAATGCCGGAAAAACGAcaattttgaagaagttgaacGGAGAAGACTTGAGTACCATCTCTCCCACGCTGGGGTTTAACATCAAGACCCTGGAACACAGAGG GTTCAAGCTGAACATGTGGGATGTGGGTGGTCAGAAATCTCTGCGTTCCTATTGGAGGAACTACTTTGAGAGCACGGATGGGTTGGTGTGGGTGGTGGACAGCGCTGACCGTCTCAGGATGGAAGACTGCAGACGggagctggcctgcctgctacaggaggaggtacacacacacacacacacactggcctgcctGCTACAggaggag AGGCTGGGTGGAGCCACACTGCTGGTGTTCGCCAACAAACAGGACCTCCCCGGTGCCCTGAGCAAAGAGGCCATACGAGAG GCCCTGGGCTTGGACGAGATCCTGACCCACCActggtgcattctgggatgcAGTGCGATGACAGGAGAGAACCTGCTGAAGGGGGTAGACTGGCTGCTGGATGACATTGCTGCTCGCGTCTTCAATGCcgactga